In Vibrio bathopelagicus, one DNA window encodes the following:
- the fruB gene encoding fused PTS fructose transporter subunit IIA/HPr protein: MLKLSKSDITLGQTADDKFKAIQNIAGDLTAKGLVDSGYVEGMLNRENQNSTFLGNGIAIPHGTTDTRNLVKKTGVAVHHFPEGIDWADGNRVYVAIGIAAKSDEHLGILKQLTKVLAADGVEEKLKQAKSEDEIIALLNGEVQLEADLDASLVQLLFPASDMVQMSAVAGGLLKNTGCTDNAFVADLVTKTPTHLGQGLWLLGSDKGVTRTGVSFVSTANHCEYEGTPVKALVAFAACNSAHQSILANLSKMVFEGKQQQLLTADVAQVIGLLKGEAVSTASQDDDNCAVFKIKNAHGLHARPGAMLVAEAKKFESTIRVSNLDGDGKEVNAKSLMKVIALGVKHGHQLQFVAEGDDAAQALESIGKAIASGLGEG, encoded by the coding sequence ATGCTTAAATTATCAAAATCTGACATCACTCTTGGTCAAACGGCCGATGACAAATTCAAAGCTATCCAGAACATTGCTGGCGACCTAACCGCGAAAGGCTTAGTTGACTCTGGCTACGTTGAAGGAATGCTGAACCGTGAAAACCAGAACTCTACGTTCCTAGGTAACGGCATCGCGATTCCTCACGGAACGACTGACACTCGCAACCTAGTAAAAAAGACAGGCGTAGCGGTACACCACTTCCCTGAAGGTATTGATTGGGCAGATGGCAACCGTGTTTACGTTGCAATTGGTATTGCAGCGAAATCTGACGAGCACTTGGGCATCCTTAAGCAGCTAACGAAAGTGCTAGCGGCAGACGGTGTTGAAGAGAAATTAAAGCAAGCAAAATCAGAAGACGAAATCATCGCCCTACTTAACGGCGAAGTTCAGCTTGAAGCTGACTTAGATGCTTCTTTGGTTCAACTGCTATTCCCTGCAAGCGACATGGTTCAAATGTCGGCAGTTGCGGGTGGCCTTCTTAAGAATACAGGTTGCACTGACAACGCGTTCGTTGCTGACCTAGTAACAAAAACACCGACTCACCTAGGCCAAGGCCTGTGGTTATTGGGCAGCGATAAAGGCGTAACTCGCACTGGCGTATCGTTTGTTTCAACAGCAAACCATTGTGAGTATGAAGGCACACCAGTGAAAGCATTGGTAGCATTCGCCGCTTGTAACAGCGCACACCAATCAATTCTGGCTAACCTAAGCAAGATGGTTTTCGAAGGTAAACAGCAACAACTGTTAACTGCTGACGTTGCACAAGTGATTGGTCTTCTGAAAGGTGAAGCCGTTTCTACAGCGTCTCAAGACGATGACAACTGCGCAGTATTCAAAATCAAAAACGCACACGGCCTACACGCTCGTCCAGGTGCAATGTTGGTTGCTGAAGCGAAGAAATTCGAATCAACAATCCGCGTTTCAAACCTAGATGGCGACGGAAAAGAAGTGAATGCGAAGAGCTTGATGAAAGTGATCGCTCTTGGCGTTAAACATGGCCACCAGCTTCAGTTTGTTGCTGAGGGTGATGATGCAGCACAAGCACTTGAATCGATTGGTAAAGCTATCGCTTCAGGCCTTGGCGAAGGTTAA
- the cra gene encoding catabolite repressor/activator → MTLDEIAKLAGVSKTTASYVINGKAQKYRISEKTQQKVMAVVEEYNYRPDHAASSLRAGNSRSFGLIIPDLENSSYARLAKLIEQNSRKVGYQILIGCSDDDAETERKVAEALVSRRIDALLVASSMPDANEFYLKLQNSGTPVIAIDRPLDDEHFACVISEDFEAAFELTHSILDDSIHSVGLIGALPDLNISRERHLGFEAANKAHTQQTGLTENKPMVVGYGEHFDRESGREIFEDWIAKGTVPDAIVTMSYTLLEGVLDVMVEKPELIKQVKLATFGDNRLLDFLPFKVHSLPQQFEVIADSAFALALNASAKRYQAGIELVPRSLVKRG, encoded by the coding sequence ATGACACTAGATGAGATTGCCAAACTAGCCGGTGTGTCGAAAACGACAGCCAGTTATGTGATTAATGGCAAGGCGCAGAAATACAGAATCAGTGAAAAGACTCAGCAGAAAGTCATGGCAGTAGTAGAAGAGTATAATTACCGTCCAGACCATGCTGCTTCGTCGCTGCGTGCTGGTAATAGCCGTTCATTTGGTTTGATTATTCCTGATCTGGAAAACAGCAGTTACGCACGCTTGGCAAAATTGATAGAGCAGAACTCACGTAAAGTGGGCTATCAAATCCTGATTGGTTGCTCTGATGATGACGCCGAAACCGAACGTAAAGTAGCGGAAGCATTGGTGAGCCGTCGTATCGATGCCTTGCTGGTGGCGAGCTCAATGCCAGACGCCAACGAGTTTTACTTGAAGCTGCAAAACTCAGGTACACCCGTAATCGCGATTGACCGTCCGTTAGACGATGAGCACTTTGCGTGTGTGATCAGTGAAGATTTCGAAGCTGCATTTGAGCTGACTCACTCGATCCTTGATGACAGCATTCATAGTGTTGGTTTAATCGGCGCACTGCCTGATCTGAACATTTCACGTGAACGTCACCTGGGCTTTGAAGCAGCGAACAAAGCACATACTCAACAAACAGGGCTAACAGAAAACAAGCCGATGGTTGTGGGTTATGGTGAGCACTTTGACAGAGAATCAGGACGTGAGATTTTTGAGGATTGGATTGCCAAAGGCACGGTGCCCGATGCGATCGTCACTATGTCTTACACCTTGTTAGAAGGTGTACTGGATGTAATGGTCGAAAAGCCTGAACTGATCAAGCAAGTAAAACTGGCAACCTTTGGTGATAACCGCTTACTGGATTTCTTACCCTTTAAAGTCCACTCGCTACCACAGCAATTCGAAGTCATTGCCGATAGTGCGTTTGCACTTGCTTTGAACGCATCAGCTAAACGCTATCAAGCTGGCATTGAGTTAGTGCCAAGAAGCTTAGTAAAACGAGGCTAA
- a CDS encoding bifunctional protein-serine/threonine kinase/phosphatase, with protein MTISFNQGQVITPESNNQLTLKFGGYSNKGIRDENQDAIIVKHPKTRTEQELKGSVACIADGASCSEHGQKASHTSVMQFIDDYYATPQSWSIQRSAQKVLKSLNSWLFNTSVSNIHSTQQVNHNALVSTFSSVILKSNTAHLFHVGDSRIYLLRNGELRQLTRDHTRKNMGQKHYLTRALGMDNQLNVDYQTLPIKKNDCFILTSDGVHEFVSPNTFKEHIDKPGVDFEHAAQTICNTALSHNSSDNVSCLIVQVNHLPKPSLIEFHEKLAKRAIPPALKLGQSIDNFMVLEVLYAGTRSHVYRVIQKETQTEFVLKVPSVQYHDSPSQLRAFFNEQWAGLLLHNKKIMKVYPTPEHSQFLYQICEWVEGITLRQWMYDNPKPSLNEVREILEKITQGIRVLQRADMVHRDLKPENIMIQRDGEIKIIDLGAVLVRGLEEGELTDKDDTPLGAVNYIAPETIKHNTATTSSDLFSIAVIGYEMLTSTLPYSEMTAQSLNQSRHHRWEYQPITQKRSDLPSWVDLVLQKACAESPSERHQVLGDFVADLYTPNQSLVKSKAKQPLINRNPIQFWKVLALLLGIVAIVEFGLLLNSN; from the coding sequence ATGACAATTTCATTCAACCAAGGGCAAGTCATCACGCCAGAATCTAATAACCAGTTAACGCTCAAGTTTGGTGGTTATTCGAATAAAGGCATTCGTGATGAAAACCAAGACGCCATCATTGTAAAACACCCTAAAACTCGCACGGAGCAAGAGTTGAAAGGCAGTGTCGCCTGCATAGCAGACGGCGCGAGTTGCAGTGAACACGGCCAGAAAGCCAGCCACACCAGCGTGATGCAGTTTATCGACGACTATTACGCAACGCCACAAAGTTGGAGCATTCAGCGCTCAGCTCAGAAAGTCTTAAAGTCACTCAACTCTTGGCTCTTCAATACCTCTGTTTCTAATATTCATTCCACGCAACAAGTTAACCACAACGCTCTAGTTTCGACTTTCAGCAGCGTGATATTAAAATCAAACACCGCGCATTTATTCCATGTAGGTGACAGCCGTATCTACTTATTAAGAAATGGGGAATTGCGCCAACTGACCCGCGACCATACCCGCAAGAATATGGGTCAGAAGCATTACCTTACACGCGCCTTAGGTATGGACAACCAACTCAACGTTGACTATCAAACACTTCCCATCAAGAAAAACGACTGCTTTATCCTGACATCTGATGGCGTACACGAGTTTGTTTCTCCCAACACGTTCAAGGAACATATCGACAAACCCGGCGTTGATTTCGAACACGCTGCACAAACGATCTGTAATACCGCTTTAAGTCACAATAGTTCAGACAACGTAAGCTGCTTGATTGTGCAAGTTAACCACCTACCTAAGCCTTCGCTCATTGAATTCCATGAAAAACTGGCTAAGCGTGCCATACCACCCGCTTTAAAACTCGGGCAAAGTATCGACAACTTTATGGTACTTGAGGTGTTGTATGCAGGCACTAGAAGCCATGTGTATCGTGTAATCCAAAAAGAGACACAAACTGAGTTCGTGTTGAAAGTCCCTTCTGTTCAATATCACGATAGTCCTTCGCAACTCCGAGCGTTCTTTAATGAACAATGGGCGGGGCTATTACTGCACAACAAGAAAATCATGAAGGTTTACCCAACGCCAGAGCACTCGCAATTCTTATATCAAATCTGCGAATGGGTCGAAGGCATCACGCTAAGACAATGGATGTACGATAATCCAAAGCCGTCACTCAATGAAGTGCGCGAAATCTTAGAAAAAATCACGCAAGGCATTCGAGTATTACAACGCGCAGACATGGTGCACCGAGACTTAAAGCCCGAGAACATCATGATTCAACGTGATGGTGAGATAAAAATCATCGACCTTGGTGCGGTGTTAGTGAGGGGCCTTGAGGAGGGAGAGCTCACAGACAAGGACGACACACCATTAGGCGCGGTCAATTATATTGCACCAGAAACCATCAAGCACAATACGGCGACCACAAGTTCAGATTTGTTCTCTATCGCAGTGATCGGCTATGAGATGCTAACGAGTACATTGCCCTACTCTGAGATGACGGCACAATCGCTTAATCAATCTCGTCACCATCGATGGGAATATCAACCCATCACACAAAAGCGGTCTGACTTACCAAGTTGGGTAGATTTGGTGTTACAAAAAGCCTGTGCGGAATCGCCAAGCGAACGTCATCAAGTGTTGGGGGATTTTGTGGCAGACCTTTACACACCGAACCAAAGCTTGGTGAAAAGCAAAGCCAAGCAACCTTTGATAAACCGAAACCCAATCCAGTTTTGGAAAGTGTTGGCCTTGTTGCTCGGCATTGTTGCCATTGTAGAGTTTGGCTTATTGCTTAATTCTAACTAG
- a CDS encoding NarK family nitrate/nitrite MFS transporter translates to MDNTKFSLLSFTGKMKTLHLSWMAFFITFVVWFNFAPLLQMVKTSLGLSTEEIKTLLILNVALTIPARVAIGMLTDRYGPRLVYSSLLAVCSIPCFMFAMADSFIQAAIARFLLGFIGAGFVVGIRLVSEWFPHNELGTAEGIYGGWGNFGSAAAAFTLPTLALAFGGEDGWRYAVGITGVMSLLFSVVFYKNVSDTPKGSTYFKPAQVTAMEVTSKGDFFFLLIMKIPMYAALALLAWKLSPSGIGMLSDMAVYAVYASLAALYVYEVSQVWKVNKNVFKEEVPEIHQYKFKQVAVLNVLYFATFGSELAVVSMLPLFFSETFELTPVLAGMVASAYAFMNLMSRPGGGWISDKFGRKPTLLILTAGLAVGYFAMGQVESTWPVWLAVVAAMACSFFVQAGEGAVFATVPLIKRRMTGQIAGMTGAYGNVGAVVYLTVLSFVSYQTFFLVIAATAVLGFVTLFFMEEPNGQIAEVNDDGSVTLINVSS, encoded by the coding sequence ATGGATAACACAAAATTTTCGCTGCTTTCATTTACGGGTAAGATGAAAACCTTACACCTAAGTTGGATGGCCTTTTTTATCACCTTTGTTGTGTGGTTCAACTTTGCCCCACTACTGCAAATGGTGAAAACATCACTGGGTCTTTCTACTGAAGAGATCAAAACACTCCTGATTCTCAACGTTGCATTAACCATTCCGGCGCGTGTCGCAATTGGTATGTTGACCGACAGGTACGGCCCAAGATTAGTCTACTCTTCGCTACTCGCTGTCTGTTCAATCCCTTGTTTTATGTTTGCTATGGCAGACTCTTTCATTCAAGCGGCGATTGCACGCTTCCTATTAGGTTTCATCGGTGCAGGCTTCGTTGTCGGTATTCGTCTTGTGTCTGAGTGGTTCCCACACAATGAACTGGGTACGGCAGAAGGTATTTACGGCGGCTGGGGTAACTTCGGCTCTGCAGCAGCGGCGTTTACACTTCCAACTCTAGCCCTAGCGTTTGGTGGTGAAGACGGCTGGCGTTATGCGGTCGGTATCACGGGTGTAATGAGCCTACTGTTCTCAGTGGTGTTCTACAAAAACGTATCCGACACACCAAAAGGTTCTACCTACTTCAAGCCTGCTCAAGTAACAGCGATGGAAGTGACATCAAAGGGTGACTTTTTCTTCCTACTTATTATGAAGATCCCAATGTACGCGGCACTGGCTCTGCTTGCTTGGAAACTGTCTCCATCAGGTATTGGCATGCTGTCTGACATGGCGGTTTACGCTGTATATGCAAGTTTAGCTGCACTGTATGTTTACGAAGTTTCGCAAGTTTGGAAAGTAAACAAGAACGTATTTAAAGAAGAAGTGCCTGAAATTCACCAATATAAATTCAAGCAAGTCGCAGTGTTAAACGTGTTGTATTTCGCAACCTTTGGTTCAGAACTCGCCGTCGTTTCTATGTTACCGCTATTCTTTTCGGAGACGTTTGAATTAACGCCAGTTCTTGCGGGTATGGTCGCGTCGGCTTATGCCTTCATGAACCTCATGTCTCGCCCAGGTGGCGGTTGGATCTCAGACAAATTCGGACGTAAACCAACGCTACTGATTCTAACGGCAGGTTTAGCTGTAGGTTACTTCGCAATGGGTCAGGTAGAGAGCACATGGCCAGTATGGTTAGCGGTTGTTGCGGCAATGGCATGTTCATTCTTCGTACAAGCGGGTGAAGGTGCGGTGTTTGCAACAGTGCCACTGATTAAACGTCGTATGACAGGCCAAATCGCAGGTATGACTGGCGCTTACGGTAACGTTGGCGCGGTGGTTTACCTTACCGTATTGTCATTCGTGAGCTATCAAACATTCTTCTTAGTGATTGCTGCGACAGCGGTACTTGGCTTTGTGACTCTGTTCTTTATGGAAGAACCAAACGGGCAAATTGCTGAGGTAAACGACGATGGCAGTGTCACGCTGATCAATGTTTCGAGTTAG
- the nirD gene encoding nitrite reductase small subunit NirD, with protein MENWTTVCSTRDLTPNGGICAKVDDNQVAIFYCKRSDTLYGLSNFDPIGKANVMSRGIIGSLSGEPYVASPLYKQHYHLETGECLEQPELKLVKFEVRKLGEQVQVLAPLAIAS; from the coding sequence ATGGAAAATTGGACAACCGTATGCAGCACACGCGACCTAACTCCAAACGGGGGGATCTGCGCAAAAGTAGACGACAACCAAGTGGCTATTTTTTACTGCAAACGCAGCGATACGCTTTATGGGCTCTCTAATTTCGACCCTATCGGCAAGGCGAACGTGATGTCACGTGGTATTATTGGCTCACTAAGCGGAGAGCCTTACGTGGCCTCGCCCTTATACAAGCAGCATTACCACTTAGAGACTGGCGAATGTCTTGAACAACCCGAGCTCAAGCTCGTGAAATTTGAAGTTCGCAAGCTAGGAGAACAAGTTCAAGTTCTCGCGCCGCTTGCTATCGCTAGTTAA
- the nirB gene encoding nitrite reductase large subunit NirB: MSKKKIVVVGNGMVGHKFIDNILQSESDEFDVITFSEEPRLAYDRVQLTAYFNGKTADDLSLTSEEYYQSNGVNYLLNQKVAKLDTANQQVITESGHVESYDKLILATGSFPFVPPIPGNDQEHCHVYRTIEDLDAIELSSKSSKSGVVIGGGLLGLEAANAVRNLGLETHVVEFAPRLMAVQLDDGGGALLRRKIEDLGVQVHTEKATSEIVAGETSRYRMNFADGTHLETDMIVFSAGIRPQDELARSSDVEIGERGGIVINNHCQTNIDNVYAIGECALWDNKIFGLVAPGYSMAKIAASHIVSDGTDESEFTGADMSTKLKLLGVDVASIGEVHGKTEGAQSYTYNDEIEQVYKRLIISADGTKIVGAVLVGDAEAYGSLLQIKQNDMPLPENPSVLILPNLADDSGSAMGVEALPDSAVICSCFDVTKGDIKDAVSAGCTTMAALKETTNASTGCGGCSALAKQVLDSELSNLGVEVSNDICEHFAYSRQELTDIIRVNKIKTFDELLDSHGNGLGCTVCKPAVGSILASYWNDYILEDQHIELQDTNDIYLGNMQKDGTYSVVPRIAGGEITPDKLIVLGEVAKEFDLYTKITGGQRVDLFGAQLNELPIIWKKLIDAGFETGHAYGKSVRTVKSCVGSTWCRYGVDDSVGLAIRLENRYKGLRSPHKIKFAVSGCTRECAEAQSKDIGVIATDKGWNLYICGNGGMRPRHADLFATDLDETTLLQYIDRVLMFYTRTADRLQRTSVWMENLEGGIEYLKQVVIEDKLNVAEELEADIALNIEKYQCEWKTTIENPEKMKRFQHYINSEEMDTSLSFIKEREQRFPKPSLSDSSNAKRDEKLTKADQIEVTEVS, encoded by the coding sequence ATGAGCAAGAAGAAAATCGTCGTTGTTGGTAACGGCATGGTTGGACACAAATTTATCGACAACATCCTGCAATCAGAGAGTGATGAGTTTGATGTAATTACTTTTAGCGAAGAGCCAAGGCTAGCGTACGACCGTGTTCAGCTAACCGCTTACTTTAATGGTAAAACCGCTGATGACTTGTCATTAACCAGTGAAGAGTATTACCAAAGCAACGGCGTGAACTACTTGTTGAACCAGAAGGTCGCCAAGCTAGACACAGCCAATCAACAAGTCATCACTGAGAGTGGTCATGTTGAAAGTTACGACAAGCTAATCTTGGCGACGGGCTCTTTCCCTTTTGTTCCTCCTATTCCCGGTAACGACCAAGAACACTGTCACGTTTATCGTACTATCGAAGACTTAGACGCCATCGAGCTTTCAAGCAAGAGCAGTAAATCAGGCGTGGTCATTGGTGGGGGTCTGCTTGGCTTAGAAGCCGCAAACGCAGTCAGAAACCTTGGCTTAGAAACCCATGTGGTTGAATTCGCTCCTCGCCTAATGGCCGTTCAATTAGATGACGGTGGCGGTGCCCTACTGCGCAGAAAAATTGAAGACCTTGGTGTGCAAGTTCATACTGAGAAAGCCACATCTGAAATAGTTGCAGGCGAAACCTCTCGCTACCGCATGAACTTCGCGGATGGCACCCATCTAGAAACCGATATGATCGTATTCTCTGCCGGTATTCGCCCTCAAGATGAGCTAGCAAGAAGCTCTGATGTCGAGATTGGCGAACGTGGCGGTATTGTCATCAACAATCACTGTCAGACCAACATCGATAACGTCTACGCCATTGGTGAATGTGCGCTTTGGGACAACAAGATCTTCGGCTTAGTGGCGCCTGGTTATTCCATGGCAAAAATCGCGGCTTCGCATATTGTCTCTGACGGCACTGACGAGTCTGAATTCACTGGCGCAGACATGAGCACCAAACTCAAACTGCTTGGTGTCGATGTGGCCAGTATTGGTGAAGTACACGGCAAGACGGAAGGCGCTCAGTCGTATACCTATAACGATGAAATCGAACAAGTTTATAAGCGCCTGATCATCTCAGCTGACGGTACAAAGATTGTCGGTGCAGTATTGGTTGGTGACGCAGAAGCCTATGGCTCGCTACTGCAAATCAAGCAAAACGATATGCCACTGCCAGAGAACCCATCGGTACTGATTTTACCTAACTTGGCGGATGATTCAGGCTCAGCAATGGGTGTTGAAGCTCTGCCAGACAGCGCTGTGATTTGTTCATGTTTTGATGTGACCAAAGGCGACATTAAAGACGCGGTATCTGCTGGTTGCACCACCATGGCAGCACTGAAAGAAACCACCAATGCCTCAACAGGTTGTGGCGGTTGTTCTGCTCTTGCTAAACAGGTTCTGGATAGTGAGCTAAGTAACCTAGGTGTTGAAGTCTCTAACGACATTTGTGAGCACTTTGCTTATTCTCGCCAAGAGCTCACTGACATCATCCGCGTCAACAAAATTAAGACCTTTGATGAGCTGTTAGATTCTCACGGAAACGGACTAGGTTGTACCGTATGTAAGCCAGCAGTCGGTTCAATTTTGGCTTCTTACTGGAACGATTACATCCTCGAAGATCAACATATCGAACTGCAAGACACCAACGACATCTACCTCGGTAACATGCAAAAAGATGGCACCTACTCTGTGGTACCACGTATTGCTGGCGGTGAAATCACACCAGATAAGCTAATCGTGCTTGGTGAAGTCGCTAAAGAGTTCGACCTTTATACCAAAATCACAGGCGGTCAACGTGTCGACTTGTTTGGCGCGCAGCTTAACGAACTGCCTATCATCTGGAAAAAGCTGATCGATGCAGGTTTTGAAACTGGCCACGCCTACGGCAAATCGGTTCGTACTGTGAAATCGTGTGTTGGTAGCACTTGGTGTCGATACGGTGTCGACGACAGTGTTGGCTTAGCGATTCGACTTGAGAACCGCTACAAGGGCTTACGCTCGCCACACAAGATCAAGTTTGCGGTATCTGGCTGTACTCGTGAATGTGCAGAAGCGCAATCGAAAGACATTGGTGTTATCGCAACAGACAAAGGTTGGAACCTCTACATCTGTGGTAACGGCGGTATGCGCCCTCGCCATGCAGACCTATTCGCCACTGATTTGGACGAAACCACACTGCTTCAATACATCGACCGCGTTTTGATGTTCTACACACGTACCGCAGACCGCCTACAACGAACATCGGTATGGATGGAGAACCTTGAAGGCGGCATTGAATACCTCAAGCAAGTCGTGATTGAAGACAAGCTAAATGTTGCTGAAGAACTCGAAGCGGACATCGCACTCAACATCGAGAAATACCAGTGTGAATGGAAAACCACCATTGAAAACCCAGAAAAGATGAAGCGATTCCAGCACTACATCAACAGTGAAGAAATGGACACTAGCCTGTCATTCATCAAAGAGCGAGAGCAACGTTTTCCTAAGCCGAGTTTGAGTGATTCTTCGAATGCAAAACGCGATGAAAAGTTAACTAAAGCAGACCAAATCGAAGTCACGGAAGTTTCGTAA
- a CDS encoding molybdopterin oxidoreductase family protein produces the protein MSEKRMTDSNSGWIKSTCAYCGVGCGIEARPTSLGKLEVRGDKDHPSNYGKLCTKGVALGDTVTPLGRLTQPAHLQNDQKQELDWNSATQLVADKFNQTIEEFGADSVAFYVSGQLLTEDYYVANKLMKGFIGSGNIDSNSRLCMASTVVGHKRAFGADTVPVCYEDLEQAEVVVITGSNLAWCHPVLFQRLRAAKQANSDMKVIVIDPRYTDTCEIADIHLALESGSDVALFNGLLAYLDDNDKLDSDYIEKHTQGFTEAIRTATDYRYTESGWGKKSVPELTGLSEQQLEQFYHLFASKEKVLTIYSQGVNQSTQGCDKVNAIINCHLATGKIGKPGMGPFSVTGQPNAMGGREVGGLANTLAAHFEFGDPQSHQTVSEFWQTDSLATHAGLKAIDLFDAMNEGKIKAVWIMATNPVVSLPDSEKIKTALEKCPFVVVSDCIADTETTRLADVVLPAQGWSEKSGTVTNSERRISRQRRILPSPGEAKPDWWILKEVAQKMGFKEQFDFRHEGEIFKEYCEMTALGNETGKARDLCLIGLTTLDEKGYGELTPQQWPVLEYQPEIIEQRMFTNGEFFTESGKAQFIAVEHDKPIADTSVEFPLIMNTGRIRDQWHTMSRTGLAAGLGEHTPEPFVAMHPDTVAALGLEEFGLDEFGLDAFNHATINPVVKVRSAQGECQARLVVTKEMRREQVFMPIHWNAPTAKDSKPCDLILPHTDAASGQPEFKHTPVVVEPCGYRSEAALVSDKVMDCSGFDYWVRQRVEGGFLYRISSSKNPMELVIQLANTLDALPEPNVEAIKSLHYHGNKSFKNYGSAKLDQFGVKQAFVVNSKLDHESIDWLVACLTREADEEFEAEFLSTLAK, from the coding sequence TTGAGCGAGAAACGGATGACCGATTCAAACAGCGGCTGGATAAAATCGACCTGTGCTTATTGCGGTGTAGGGTGTGGAATAGAAGCGAGACCGACATCGCTAGGAAAACTAGAAGTACGTGGTGATAAAGACCACCCGTCAAATTACGGAAAGCTATGTACTAAAGGGGTTGCGCTTGGCGACACCGTCACGCCTTTAGGTCGTCTTACACAACCAGCTCATCTTCAGAATGACCAAAAACAAGAGCTGGATTGGAACAGTGCAACTCAGTTAGTCGCAGACAAATTCAATCAAACGATCGAAGAATTTGGAGCCGATTCCGTCGCGTTTTATGTTTCTGGTCAGCTGCTTACTGAAGACTATTATGTTGCCAATAAACTGATGAAAGGCTTCATCGGTAGCGGCAATATCGACAGTAATTCTCGCCTTTGTATGGCTTCAACTGTGGTTGGGCATAAGCGTGCATTTGGTGCAGACACAGTACCGGTTTGCTATGAAGATCTCGAGCAAGCAGAAGTGGTCGTCATCACTGGCTCAAATCTCGCTTGGTGTCATCCTGTTCTCTTTCAGCGCTTACGTGCTGCCAAACAAGCCAACTCAGACATGAAAGTGATCGTCATTGACCCGCGCTACACCGACACCTGTGAAATTGCTGATATACACTTGGCATTGGAGTCAGGCTCAGACGTGGCGCTGTTCAATGGTTTGCTAGCCTACTTAGATGACAACGACAAGCTCGACTCAGACTACATCGAAAAACACACCCAAGGTTTTACTGAAGCGATACGAACCGCTACAGATTATCGCTATACCGAATCAGGTTGGGGCAAAAAAAGCGTTCCTGAACTGACAGGGCTTAGCGAGCAACAACTCGAACAGTTCTATCATTTGTTCGCATCTAAAGAGAAAGTACTTACCATCTACTCTCAAGGCGTAAACCAATCCACACAAGGGTGTGACAAGGTAAACGCCATTATTAACTGTCATTTAGCGACCGGGAAAATAGGTAAGCCGGGCATGGGGCCATTCTCTGTCACAGGCCAACCAAACGCGATGGGTGGGCGTGAAGTAGGCGGCTTAGCCAATACTTTAGCGGCGCACTTTGAATTTGGTGATCCACAATCACACCAAACCGTGAGCGAATTTTGGCAGACCGACAGCTTAGCCACTCATGCAGGGTTGAAAGCGATCGACCTGTTTGATGCCATGAATGAGGGCAAGATAAAAGCCGTGTGGATTATGGCAACCAACCCAGTCGTGAGTTTGCCTGACAGTGAGAAAATCAAAACCGCGTTAGAGAAATGCCCGTTTGTGGTGGTGTCTGACTGCATTGCCGATACGGAAACCACACGTTTGGCTGATGTGGTGCTACCCGCGCAGGGTTGGAGTGAAAAGTCCGGCACTGTGACTAACTCTGAGCGTCGAATCTCACGTCAGCGCCGTATATTACCAAGCCCTGGAGAAGCCAAACCGGATTGGTGGATCTTAAAAGAAGTCGCGCAGAAAATGGGATTCAAAGAGCAGTTTGACTTCCGCCACGAAGGTGAGATCTTCAAAGAGTATTGCGAGATGACAGCTCTCGGCAATGAAACGGGCAAAGCGCGTGATTTGTGCTTAATTGGATTAACCACACTGGACGAAAAAGGCTATGGCGAGCTGACTCCACAGCAGTGGCCGGTACTTGAATATCAACCAGAGATCATTGAACAGCGCATGTTTACCAATGGCGAGTTCTTTACCGAATCTGGCAAGGCGCAGTTTATTGCAGTTGAACACGATAAGCCTATCGCTGATACCAGTGTCGAATTTCCGCTAATCATGAACACAGGGCGAATCCGAGATCAATGGCACACCATGAGCCGAACTGGCTTGGCTGCTGGCTTAGGTGAGCACACACCGGAACCTTTTGTAGCCATGCACCCAGATACGGTCGCTGCACTTGGCTTAGAAGAGTTCGGCTTAGATGAATTTGGTTTAGATGCCTTCAACCACGCGACTATAAACCCAGTGGTGAAAGTGCGCAGCGCACAAGGCGAATGCCAAGCGCGCTTAGTGGTGACCAAAGAGATGCGCCGTGAACAGGTGTTTATGCCTATTCATTGGAATGCTCCGACCGCCAAAGATAGCAAGCCGTGTGACTTGATCTTGCCTCATACGGATGCAGCCTCTGGTCAGCCAGAATTCAAACACACACCTGTTGTGGTAGAGCCGTGTGGCTATCGTAGTGAAGCCGCGTTGGTCAGCGACAAAGTGATGGATTGCAGCGGCTTTGACTATTGGGTTCGCCAAAGAGTGGAGGGCGGTTTTCTGTATCGTATATCCTCATCTAAGAACCCAATGGAGTTGGTGATTCAGCTTGCTAACACCCTTGATGCCTTGCCAGAACCTAACGTGGAGGCAATAAAATCACTCCATTACCACGGCAATAAATCGTTCAAGAATTATGGCTCTGCCAAGCTGGATCAATTTGGTGTGAAGCAAGCGTTCGTAGTGAACAGTAAGCTCGACCATGAAAGCATAGATTGGCTGGTGGCATGCCTAACCCGAGAAGCCGATGAAGAGTTCGAAGCCGAGTTTTTGAGTACATTGGCGAAGTAG